The Triticum dicoccoides isolate Atlit2015 ecotype Zavitan chromosome 6A, WEW_v2.0, whole genome shotgun sequence genome has a window encoding:
- the LOC119315288 gene encoding probable LRR receptor-like serine/threonine-protein kinase At4g20450 isoform X2, which translates to MNLCVAVLLFYMFQLIHGQPDYLGFISIDCGIPVNSTYQDSITNMVYVSDYGFITTGENRIISSDYMEPSLAKRYSNLRFFPHGPRNCYTLRSLVMGNKYLVRAAFYYGNYDGLGKPPVFDLYLGANYWHEVNYSDAGAFNWMDIILVAPTDYLQVCLVNKGMGNPFISGLDLRPLNTTLYPEVNASQSLVLVNSNRFHMGPTDNSIIRYPSDPQDRIWTTYNAIPNCTKISATSPIHNNLRAVYDVPPSVMQNAATVNSSRIDFSWNPSDPSANISSKYFFIFYFAELQHVPSNVGMESYSVSLVATKNATLPPILNAMEMYLVKPITAVATDPGDARAMMAIQDNFGVVKNWMGDPCTPKAFIWRGLNCSYPPASPSEIMGLNLSSFGLVGAISTNFRDLKALQYLDLSHNNLSGPIPNFLGKLSSLMFLDLSSNDLSGPIPYSLLQRSQNGSLSLRVGGNANLCGNDTSCRPVRKKINGSLLSAIVIVPIVTAIALFVILFLLRQMLKGKAKRKATGHEDGSALLGSREFSYKELKHITNNFSQQVGKGGFGPVFLGYLENGNPVAVKVRSESSSQGGKEFLAEAQHLTRIHHKNLVSLIGYCKDKNHLALVYEYMPEGSLQDHLRATSTSKPLTWKQRLQIALDAAQGLEYLHIACKPALIHRDVKSRNILLTTDLGAKIADFGLTKAFSDSETHITTEPAGTIGYLDPEYFRSYHISEKSDLYSFGVVLLELITGHAPVIPISDSMSIHIGEWVHESLDHGNIESIVDAKMGGDYDINSAWKTADLALHCKQDVSRERPTMAEVVAQLKECLELENRCSERRGNLSSNDDNLTCPGEGSALEVEEEETQQQQGGEIQAAAGPAMR; encoded by the exons ATGAATCTATGTGTAGCAGTTCTCCTATTCTACATGTTCCAGTTGATTCATGGACAGCCTGATTATCTGG GTTTCATAAGCATCGATTGTGGCATCCCAGTGAATTCTACCTACCAAGATTCCATTACAAATATGGTATATGTATCGGACTATGGTTTCATCACCACGGGAGAAAACCGCATCATCTCCTCAGATTACATGGAGCCATCACTGGCAAAACGCTATTCCAATCTCCGGTTCTTTCCGCATGGTCCAAGGAATTGCTACACCCTGAGGTCCCTGGTGATGGGAAACAAGTACCTTGTTCGTGCCGCCTTCTACTATGGAAACTATGATGGCCTGGGCAAACCTCCTGTCTTTGATCTTTACCTGGGGGCAAACTACTGGCATGAAGTTAACTACAGTGATGCAGGAGCATTCAACTGGATGGACATCATACTTGTGGCTCCTACTGATTACTTGCAAGTTTGTTTGGTGAACAAAGGTATGGGCAATCCATTTATTTCTGGGCTGGATTTGAGGCCACTGAATACCACCCTCTACCCAGAGGTCAATGCAAGTCAATCGCTCGTGCTGGTTAATTCTAATCGGTTCCACATGGGGCCCACAGACAATTCAATAATCAG GTACCCTTCGGATCCCCAAGACCGCATCTGGACGACATATAATGCAATTCCGAACTGTACTAAGATATCTGCAACTTCTCCAATCCACAATAACCTCAGGGCTGTCTACGATGTGCCACCTTCTGTTATGCAAAATGCAGCGACTGTTAATAGCTCAAGAATTGATTTCTCATGGAATCCATCTGATCCATCGGCGAACATAAGCTCCAAATACTTCTTTATTTTCTACTTTGCTGAGCTGCAGCATGTACCGAGCAATGTG GGGATGGAAAGTTATAGTGTCTCACTTGTTGCTACAAAAAATGCAACACTTCCACCTATCCTCAATGCCATGGAGATGTACTTGGTGAAACCGATAACTGCGGTTGCAACTGATCCTGGAGACG CTAGAGCTATGATGGCAATCCAAGACAATTTTGGTGTGGTAAAAAACTGGATGGGTGATCCATGTACTCCGAAAGCTTTTATATGGAGAGGATTAAACTGCTCATATCCACCGGCAAGCCCCTCTGAAATAATGGGACT AAACTTGTCTTCCTTTGGGTTAGTTGGTGCCATCTCTACTAATTTTAGAGATCTCAAAGCACTCCAGTATCT GGATTTGTCACACAACAACTTATCTGGTCCCATTCCAAATTTTCTTGGGAAACTATCATCACTAATGTTTCT GGATTTGTCCAGCAATGATCTGAGCGGACCAATTCCTTACAGCCTTTTACAAAGGTCCCAAAATGGATCCCTATCACTAAG GGTCGGTGGCAATGCAAATCTTTGTGGCAATGATACTTCCTGCAGACCAGTTCGAAAGAAGATCAATGGGTCACTTCTCTCTGCAATAGTCATTGTGCCAATAGTTACTGCCATCGCACTATTTGTTATATTATTTTTGCTGCGCCAAATGCTCAAAGGAAAAG CTAAGCGAAAGGCTACTGGTCATGAAGATGGATCAGCATTACTTGGGAGCCGAGAGTTCTCTTACAAAGAACTGAAGCATATTACAAACAACTTTAGCCAACAGGTAGGAAAGGGTGGGTTTGGACCTGTCTTCCTTGGTTACTTGGAGAATGGAAACCCAGTTGCAGTGAAAGTGCGTTCTGAGTCATCTTCCCAAGGGGGCAAAGAGTTTCTGGCTGAG GCTCAGCACTTGACGAGGATTCATCACAAGAACTTAGTTTCTTTGATTGGCTACTGCAAGGACAAAAATCATTTGGCTCTTGTTTACGAGTACATGCCTGAAGGGAGCCTGCAGGATCATCTGAGAG CCACTTCTACTAGTAAACCACTCACTTGGAAGCAGCGTCTTCAGATCGCCCTTGATGCTGCACAAG GTCTTGAGTATCTGCACATCGCTTGTAAGCCAGCATTGATTCACAGAGATGTGAAGAGCAGGAACATCCTCCTGACCACAGATCTTGGGGCAAAGATAGCTGATTTTGGCCTGACCAAGGCTTTCAGCGACTCCGAAACACATATAACTACTGAGCCAGCTGGTACCATTGGGTATTTAGATCCTGA GTACTTCCGCAGTTATCACATCAGCGAGAAGAGCGACCTGTACAGCTTCGGGGTCGTCCTCCTGGAGCTCATCACAGGCCATGCCCCGGTAATACCGATTAGTGACAGCATGAGCATCCACATCGGCGAGTGGGTGCATGAGAGCCTCGACCATGGAAACATCGAGAGCATTGTGGATGCAAAGATGGGAGGGGACTATGACATCAACTCTGCCTGGAAAACTGCTGACTTGGCGCTGCATTGCAAGCAAGATGTCTCCCGGGAGCGGCCGACTATGGCGGAGGTCGTGGCCCAGCTTAAGGAGTGCTTGGAGCTCGAGAATCGTTGCAGTGAGAGGAGAGGAAACTTGTCCTCGAATGATGATAATTTGACCTGTCCCGGAGAGGGAAGTGCACTtgaggtagaagaagaagaaacacaACAGCAACAAGGTGGAGAGATACAAGCGGCTGCTGGCCCTGCAATgagatga
- the LOC119315288 gene encoding probable LRR receptor-like serine/threonine-protein kinase At1g05700 isoform X1 encodes MNLCVAVLLFYMFQLIHGQPDYLGFISIDCGIPVNSTYQDSITNMVYVSDYGFITTGENRIISSDYMEPSLAKRYSNLRFFPHGPRNCYTLRSLVMGNKYLVRAAFYYGNYDGLGKPPVFDLYLGANYWHEVNYSDAGAFNWMDIILVAPTDYLQVCLVNKGMGNPFISGLDLRPLNTTLYPEVNASQSLVLVNSNRFHMGPTDNSIIRYPSDPQDRIWTTYNAIPNCTKISATSPIHNNLRAVYDVPPSVMQNAATVNSSRIDFSWNPSDPSANISSKYFFIFYFAELQHVPSNVVRQFDIIVNNKTWNRRPYTPTFLFTNYFSGVVQGMESYSVSLVATKNATLPPILNAMEMYLVKPITAVATDPGDARAMMAIQDNFGVVKNWMGDPCTPKAFIWRGLNCSYPPASPSEIMGLNLSSFGLVGAISTNFRDLKALQYLDLSHNNLSGPIPNFLGKLSSLMFLDLSSNDLSGPIPYSLLQRSQNGSLSLRVGGNANLCGNDTSCRPVRKKINGSLLSAIVIVPIVTAIALFVILFLLRQMLKGKAKRKATGHEDGSALLGSREFSYKELKHITNNFSQQVGKGGFGPVFLGYLENGNPVAVKVRSESSSQGGKEFLAEAQHLTRIHHKNLVSLIGYCKDKNHLALVYEYMPEGSLQDHLRATSTSKPLTWKQRLQIALDAAQGLEYLHIACKPALIHRDVKSRNILLTTDLGAKIADFGLTKAFSDSETHITTEPAGTIGYLDPEYFRSYHISEKSDLYSFGVVLLELITGHAPVIPISDSMSIHIGEWVHESLDHGNIESIVDAKMGGDYDINSAWKTADLALHCKQDVSRERPTMAEVVAQLKECLELENRCSERRGNLSSNDDNLTCPGEGSALEVEEEETQQQQGGEIQAAAGPAMR; translated from the exons ATGAATCTATGTGTAGCAGTTCTCCTATTCTACATGTTCCAGTTGATTCATGGACAGCCTGATTATCTGG GTTTCATAAGCATCGATTGTGGCATCCCAGTGAATTCTACCTACCAAGATTCCATTACAAATATGGTATATGTATCGGACTATGGTTTCATCACCACGGGAGAAAACCGCATCATCTCCTCAGATTACATGGAGCCATCACTGGCAAAACGCTATTCCAATCTCCGGTTCTTTCCGCATGGTCCAAGGAATTGCTACACCCTGAGGTCCCTGGTGATGGGAAACAAGTACCTTGTTCGTGCCGCCTTCTACTATGGAAACTATGATGGCCTGGGCAAACCTCCTGTCTTTGATCTTTACCTGGGGGCAAACTACTGGCATGAAGTTAACTACAGTGATGCAGGAGCATTCAACTGGATGGACATCATACTTGTGGCTCCTACTGATTACTTGCAAGTTTGTTTGGTGAACAAAGGTATGGGCAATCCATTTATTTCTGGGCTGGATTTGAGGCCACTGAATACCACCCTCTACCCAGAGGTCAATGCAAGTCAATCGCTCGTGCTGGTTAATTCTAATCGGTTCCACATGGGGCCCACAGACAATTCAATAATCAG GTACCCTTCGGATCCCCAAGACCGCATCTGGACGACATATAATGCAATTCCGAACTGTACTAAGATATCTGCAACTTCTCCAATCCACAATAACCTCAGGGCTGTCTACGATGTGCCACCTTCTGTTATGCAAAATGCAGCGACTGTTAATAGCTCAAGAATTGATTTCTCATGGAATCCATCTGATCCATCGGCGAACATAAGCTCCAAATACTTCTTTATTTTCTACTTTGCTGAGCTGCAGCATGTACCGAGCAATGTGGTGCGGCAGTTTGATATCATTGTCAATAACAAGACATGGAACAGGCGACCTTACACCCCAACGTTCCTATTCACCAATTACTTTTCCGGTGTTGTGCAGGGGATGGAAAGTTATAGTGTCTCACTTGTTGCTACAAAAAATGCAACACTTCCACCTATCCTCAATGCCATGGAGATGTACTTGGTGAAACCGATAACTGCGGTTGCAACTGATCCTGGAGACG CTAGAGCTATGATGGCAATCCAAGACAATTTTGGTGTGGTAAAAAACTGGATGGGTGATCCATGTACTCCGAAAGCTTTTATATGGAGAGGATTAAACTGCTCATATCCACCGGCAAGCCCCTCTGAAATAATGGGACT AAACTTGTCTTCCTTTGGGTTAGTTGGTGCCATCTCTACTAATTTTAGAGATCTCAAAGCACTCCAGTATCT GGATTTGTCACACAACAACTTATCTGGTCCCATTCCAAATTTTCTTGGGAAACTATCATCACTAATGTTTCT GGATTTGTCCAGCAATGATCTGAGCGGACCAATTCCTTACAGCCTTTTACAAAGGTCCCAAAATGGATCCCTATCACTAAG GGTCGGTGGCAATGCAAATCTTTGTGGCAATGATACTTCCTGCAGACCAGTTCGAAAGAAGATCAATGGGTCACTTCTCTCTGCAATAGTCATTGTGCCAATAGTTACTGCCATCGCACTATTTGTTATATTATTTTTGCTGCGCCAAATGCTCAAAGGAAAAG CTAAGCGAAAGGCTACTGGTCATGAAGATGGATCAGCATTACTTGGGAGCCGAGAGTTCTCTTACAAAGAACTGAAGCATATTACAAACAACTTTAGCCAACAGGTAGGAAAGGGTGGGTTTGGACCTGTCTTCCTTGGTTACTTGGAGAATGGAAACCCAGTTGCAGTGAAAGTGCGTTCTGAGTCATCTTCCCAAGGGGGCAAAGAGTTTCTGGCTGAG GCTCAGCACTTGACGAGGATTCATCACAAGAACTTAGTTTCTTTGATTGGCTACTGCAAGGACAAAAATCATTTGGCTCTTGTTTACGAGTACATGCCTGAAGGGAGCCTGCAGGATCATCTGAGAG CCACTTCTACTAGTAAACCACTCACTTGGAAGCAGCGTCTTCAGATCGCCCTTGATGCTGCACAAG GTCTTGAGTATCTGCACATCGCTTGTAAGCCAGCATTGATTCACAGAGATGTGAAGAGCAGGAACATCCTCCTGACCACAGATCTTGGGGCAAAGATAGCTGATTTTGGCCTGACCAAGGCTTTCAGCGACTCCGAAACACATATAACTACTGAGCCAGCTGGTACCATTGGGTATTTAGATCCTGA GTACTTCCGCAGTTATCACATCAGCGAGAAGAGCGACCTGTACAGCTTCGGGGTCGTCCTCCTGGAGCTCATCACAGGCCATGCCCCGGTAATACCGATTAGTGACAGCATGAGCATCCACATCGGCGAGTGGGTGCATGAGAGCCTCGACCATGGAAACATCGAGAGCATTGTGGATGCAAAGATGGGAGGGGACTATGACATCAACTCTGCCTGGAAAACTGCTGACTTGGCGCTGCATTGCAAGCAAGATGTCTCCCGGGAGCGGCCGACTATGGCGGAGGTCGTGGCCCAGCTTAAGGAGTGCTTGGAGCTCGAGAATCGTTGCAGTGAGAGGAGAGGAAACTTGTCCTCGAATGATGATAATTTGACCTGTCCCGGAGAGGGAAGTGCACTtgaggtagaagaagaagaaacacaACAGCAACAAGGTGGAGAGATACAAGCGGCTGCTGGCCCTGCAATgagatga
- the LOC119315287 gene encoding endoglucanase 5-like, with the protein MSDVTGRFVLAAAVVAVSLVMASAARHDYGDALSKSLLYFESQRSGRLPYNQRVRWRGHSGLTDGLEQGVDLVGGYYDAGDHVKFGLPMAFTVTMLSWAVLEYGDQIAAAGEGAHALQSIKWGTDYFIKAHTAPNELWTQVGDGDSDHYCWQRPEDMTTSRRAYKVDAEHPGSEVAAETAAAMAAASIVFRRAGDAHYAHLLLHHAQQLFEFADKYRGRYDASVRVVKSYYPSASGYNDELLWAALWLHRATGGREYLDYAVANADDFGGTGWGVSEFSWDIKYPGLQVLASKLLLEEKDLSSEYRAVLEKYRAKAEFYVCSNMNKNPGGAARNAPRTPAGLIFIRPWNNLQYVTNAVFLLTVHSDLLAALGEPLRCTVDEDADTSDTGGETAADVVVCAEEVLAFARAQADYILGTNPMGTSYLVGYSDKYPRRVHHRAASTASFADEKGFIGCAQGFDSWYSAGEENPHDLVGAVVGGPDGEDRFNDQRGAYMQTEACTYNTAPMVGVFSRLMELDAEERLREQRDL; encoded by the exons ATGAGCGATGTCACCGGCAGGTTCGTGCTGGCCGCGGCCGTCGTGGCGGTGTCGCTGGTGATGGCGTCGGCGGCGCGGCACGACTACGGGGACGCGCTGTCCAAGAGCCTGCTCTACTTCGAGTCGCAGCGGTCGGGCCGGCTGCCGTACAACCAGCGGGTGCGGTGGCGCGGCCACTCGGGGCTCACCGACGGGCTGGAGCAGGGGGTGGACCTGGTGGGCGGGTActacgacgccggcgaccacgtCAAGTTCGGCCTCCCCATGGCCTTCACCGTCACCATGCTCTCCTGGGCCGTCCTCGAGTACGGCGACCAGatcgccgccgccggcgagggCGCGCACGCGCTGCAGTCCATCAAGTGGGGCACCGACTACTTCATCAAGGCGCACACCGCGCCCAACGAGCTCTGGACCCAG GTCGGCGACGGCGACTCGGACCACTACTGCTGGCAGCGGCCGGAGGACATGACGACGTCGCGGCGGGCGTACAAGGTGGACGCCGAGCACCCCGGCTCGGAGGTGGCCGCCGAgacggccgccgccatggccgccgcgtcCATCGTGTTCCGGCGAGCCGGCGACGCGCACTACGcgcacctcctcctccaccacgcGCAGCAG CTGTTCGAGTTCGCGGACAAGTACCGGGGGCGGTACGACGCGAGCGTGCGGGTGGTGAAGAGCTACTACCCGTCGGCGAGCGGGTACAACGACGAGCTGCTGTGGGCGGCGCTGTGGCTGCACCGCGCCACCGGCGGCCGCGAGTACCTCGACTACGCCGTCGCCAACGCCGACGACTTCGGCGGCACCGGCTGGGGCGTCTCCGAGTTCAGCTGGGACATCAAGTACCCCGGCCTCCAGGTCCTCGCCTCCAAG CTGCTGCTGGAGGAGAAGGACCTGAGCTCGGAGTACCGCGCGGTGCTGGAGAAGTACCGTGCCAAGGCCGAGTTCTACGTGTGCTCCAACATGAACAAGAACCCCGGCGGCGCCGCCCGCAACGCGCCGCGCACCCCGGCGGGGCTCATCTTCATCCGCCCCTGGAACAACCTCCAGTACGTGACCAACGCCGTCTTCCTCCTCACCGTCCACTCcgacctgctggcggcgctcgGGGAGCCCCTCCGCTGCACCGTGGACGAGGACGCCGACACCTCGGACACgggcggcgagacggcggcggacGTCGTGGTGTGCGCCGAGGAGGTGCTGGCGTTCGCCAGGGCGCAGGCGGACTACATCCTGGGCACCAACCCGATGGGGACGAGCTACCTGGTCGGGTACAGCGACAAGTACCCGCGGCGGGTGCACCACCGGGCGGCATCGACGGCGTCGTTCGCGGACGAGAAGGGGTTCATCGGGTGCGCGCAGGGGTTCGACTCGTGGTACAGCGCGGGCGAGGAGAACCCGCACGACCTCGTCGGCGCCGTCGTCGGCGGGCCCGACGGCGAGGACCGGTTCAACGACCAGCGCGGCGCGTACATGCAGACCGAGGCCTGCACATACAACACCGCGCCCATGGTCGGCGTCTTCTCCAGGCTCATGGAGCTCGACGCGGAGGAGCGGCTGCGGGAGCAACGGGACCTGTGA